Proteins from a genomic interval of Bombyx mori chromosome 8, ASM3026992v2:
- the LOC101745176 gene encoding titin isoform X5, whose amino-acid sequence MSEGDVSLIQDEDLLRRMWQQTEDFSRKKEIRAHMYRLREERLRNLYSPEPSGDGKGCEFTSSQGHVKSFADQTFQSMKSKEVRDAGSPPKEFTYRGQDLKELSNAGWNVESDDRITDDGHTHVKSVNANIEGRYDVEGGKGQFVAVDRHRQAVTEYQDENSSLKRNESSSNTAAHEQVVRKTDDGTQISSSTTSSSSTSKFQQVSSTQETVPYSTEDQYNQRATNRNELTRQEYESMKRVDDEKGELVSRKVEYPDDNTRVIVETRCLPDGTRLTSTRREFRAPVQSTRSEHRSQTRAETKSSTVHRSNESFSPKVTRHPDSARDIVDSQRHADDYDFKKQISTYVDNDDYSETQSIRNRETNVSSKIDRNTDDNYSRTSRYETKVNKTIIDSKVENDYSQIQRNEKVDRNTIDRSKTEEFDQYIDYDNNKTTVDKSTFDDDVSQTTRRVTKVNSKVIDYSTVDDDRHVKQHHDNNHHSNTKEVIVTRDHKNAHDTDQKDTKYTRDERVHEIRDRKKEIIEKKITNENYQTTYQSDYTQRKISTDWSPSHQAWASTLRSDTPSTTRPSTRASSPGSRTFKSSSSSLRSSVSPDKTHRKPQSRGGSPIKGDKPQSRGNSPIKSEKPPSRSASPSKVDRNSPTRTVSDKYSSTHSITEVKTNKYTSHDGRPPTGRSPTRPVSSPDRPNDRQRTSVSPEKRPSISPTNKTGHEPSDFQPSSPSYERPTEPRSPTKTSQNPDRTPDFQPSQTKPDQLNYPRATFPERRSPEKVSRSSQSPEKKPTGDRPNTPKTDSPKHADNISKRPSLSPDRKPSFNQPREKPTDRTTPKKNVSPDRKPGYMKPTASSQQPTKDFPYTTTSPERTCPNTDSTKYFATTRESKINKVSEDHYKFVDEETKTYTLTDKTDVSKISHDYSEPSRKSPTRSSPAKNIPDSEPREGKPTTHTSDNYHRDSVDVTTIDKTMNKHVTKQNTSEDQDYPISSNNREPSPAKPPIRSKHPTDDREVPDREASPMTGRGSSPAKYGTYEKKKARDDNYTPTEKDLSHPSRESSPTKLDKGDTKKSLDSPRIPKHEEPKTGREPSPSKFGTYNKKRLTEEITDYQTKETITTNDISETKYDSLVEHGKNTKNPENHSISSEKKSTRDSISPTKPTPIKDTKLKTTEFITNERSTAEVNIKTTKDHSRKLLTPSSSPTRKPKSEYEPSTGQSSPTTSVSGFVYFSSPRQEETNITDLDDQNYSRTITTEEFVTTQRRPDILDIDHTSPSKIPCRSPSPEKRISPSKDSLPRKSSLKKPTEPQPSPVEKPPSSFRVTPTDEIPDHKTVKKDKPVDEPNIPKAKPPLERRETYEDRCRKILGMIENEETKTNDTVLKKTDSNSSLSVSPCRSPEPSEETSFNTFVVTKKSTTDIVDFISHEKDDIVKTSVLSAHFPDKTSKTPRDGSPTKLQDLTQNIYEKHGNESHVYEEKITLQSKTKDVRKSPEKQTGLPNKPDDSEHFKLPKPYEPIEKQKHSTRERSPSKIESKIPKDVSPTRQTVSPKREIETIPSKYSTTKYPSRSPSVSPTRQLQSPREKSPSKSKPDTGCKQDEPHRSPLSKSSTPKPQKETSPEQIPGYMKSTTTKYEKSTDDIREYESNTVNITSVRKTTQSPTRKISKENSRSVSPSKSHSVSPVRKPTSPTKGTVNERPDRQTEQSSNVPNYMKTTTATSVKQELSLTGDTTFEELDYHTKSKSPTRRFPPTVDSKEPRNISPRREITIRPEQERRDSPKNNITTKTVTSTFTTDENDTIRVTKTSETKHKTSKPSSSPTRDAGEPVPKSDRLTSPQKKQQKDISKDDEIPRRRPSPAKEVPDTKPDSRYPKDTSPTRKTAKTPASTSDNITCDNRKESTVFAKTMQSSVVPPCKSPYEHPDDDRATPKRYGASPEREPVNKYPLTPPAAQYPSETTNYTSSSELSITNTRNTTQSKIVDNRQKSSSPVRKTPQYKHMNDNDDSPKFPVYEKAQENKTPHHEPTSSEPKPINKRPTTPSPERIPGYLKSTTSVTSKHEIIHLTEDTKNTTIDKTTRKESPNRHVSPDRHTPKRELHKKPENCKETSSSKPDHPEDIDYAHEQTREQIPIKKHTDSHPKKSYKSEIPNYMKSTASIITKHETEGYKTDITTGTEKHRSPRPSTSPLRQVPNEEHTKSEEPRQLRTPSPVKKITSTKEFSADFIMSEREQEVLNKVQKSLRKLSPERKSVSPIREKSPSKMTSLHDLDIIQVKETVKSIDGYEIIDETEVFDSNVKTDKAKEQKIPCKPSSRNVSPTKKSNIPGPSKAEKTPDSPTKSRSISPKKPISERPRSPQVPKVGYAKPKEMTPSTLTRKPTPVTITTTKLEKALVSDAKKSITTSKQVITKTSVKATANKFMTPTNKTETEQRKILTLKDKKDQEISKKESDSKVSRTTSDITLKSKKTTPQRVKSKPEIQVSDVSTKSHRHQKPTKETPAKFSTKPKSATALNTSTDDSDVIIDVGQSKSSRENSPDRICPTPINFNQEDSTPRFPDEVSEPDDDFRRHTHHTIHETESLVDDIVEICEDDELFVKKNTLEDREELNIHEGVSKSVTKLKDTNISFLKTERRECLDEQSDECLLSVTEKVNKFAKGPTDTRDSKSPIRRIVDEYDKDTTYQDDYTKLSVNDKAHLFVETAENVNVPKMKPAQKLERPDMSNIDDSLKSDDCLLSVSDKVNKFVKTAEQFLTESHVVEEKEKKIKEKHEKIMKKIVDDFDEDTQEVIEEIERATEEYEKPTKHPEEIRHVTPDRSKETVKLHPKVKDFKTPTQKAADKTPIKITTLRSSEAVKKAKALFENIASTTQKAKDIKIKTKLTDIGVNQKTPKPETLRHKNDHPNVTEDEVEMNTTVIKTERSIESIKPQEDIRESPSRLSTESPVPRSKSPIRHTVETVTTKITKSAAPRGESPKQRPENDKPDNVPGYLRPTKTSQIKEETIIHDTEVSSRRGSGKFGVELRRTSVERAATSSERRRSVEHPCIEDIFDVELLEQMLEKVVGYEQRRRIRAQIREAKKSEGNFTKTTRTTLTVSNKSVPHKSPDRSRKSTPQKTASPERRAPTSKTGHKEPSTLNGHSKEPVEKQPRDQRPHSPEKGKTTPKTSRQSPEKKVRPQSPTKVTPKTKSNRFNEYASAYMKKVGLNEKLPEIKQQTEEHQQSRIEEHVTEHFATSKTIIQQTSSRDVIETTNFNGKRSPSPGKKQSPQRTGSFEKRSPSPDLKRQKPDTKKEKIIKTVYEVEKKISPKPIQEEKPSWVTNRNLKKVTSETRSFSSKKIEPEKPKYRAPSPSKVISKPLDVITSSYGPGPLDADGKPLFGIKALKKGSSNYQVKGTVIRQEFHSRNGGEPEGTVSVTAYSTEPEELEKLLQGEGAPPSRIHGLAAITTTRKFGGDTGTSIHEAHGKEQRAVLDQFTQNDRRVSDTSLDITRDTSTYECRREIEERTNDREEELNTDNVKKSIKIEKMYRHDNTGKDARDDRKDRVERRDDKKTVRQSSVKSLTEKYIKSASESSKTDRSAYPKAGLILRTATMKDNVSSDSTSHVGLARTDSEHSLGSVEETVVTTTERTVDGVRTTTRQERSFLDSGTKVTGVQDILTRMKNADIVIEDGDTTEDTEARALLNKFLGASVLMAGMQGYVTEKPSGKVVVQQETVRNSGGKVTSTRTVEEFDVDQCWDERVLRKLLDECSDYEQRRRLRARIRTLMAEQEACTSAVTEALEAAGEAAGEGSETREEEEVTVTSSVRRNSSEKTVSSSTITTKTSKVIENSTRPAPKTVSPFAKFRQLEKQNSTNSPKM is encoded by the exons ACCTGAAGGAGCTATCTAACGCGGGATGGAACGTGGAATCTGATGATCGAATCACCGACGACGGTCATACCCACGTCAAGTCCGTTAACGCGAACATCGAAGGCCGGTACGACGTGGAAGGCGGGAAGGGCCAGTTCGTAGCCGTTGATCGACACCGGCAAGCCGTCACTGAATACCAAGACGAGAACTCCAGTCTGAAACGGAACGAGAGCTCCTCCAACACAGCCGCACACGAGCAAGTCGTCCGCAAAACTGACGACGGAACTCAAATAAGCTCTTCTACTACGAGCTCAAGCTCCACCTCCAAGTTCCAACAGGTATCTTCAACACAAGAAACGGTACCATACTCAACTGAGGACCAATATAACCAACGAGCTACTAATCGCAATGAATTAACCAGACAAGAGTATGAAAGTATGAAAAGAGTTGATGACGAAAAAGGAGAGTTAGTGTCCAGGAAGGTGGAATATCCTGATGATAACACTCGCGTGATCGTGGAAACCAGATGTCTTCCAGACGGGACAAGGCTCACGAGCACTCGCCGAGAATTTAGAGCTCCAGTGCAGAGTACTCGCTCCGAGCACCGCTCTCAGACCAGAGCGGAGACTAAGTCAAGCACTGTTCACAGATCGAACGAATCTTTTTCGCCTAAGGTTACTCGCCACCCTGACAGCGCTCGTGATATAGTCGACTCCCAGAGACACGCCGACGATTACGATTTCAAGAAACAAATATCTACATACGTCGACAATGACGACTATTCGGAGACCCAAAGCATTAGAAATCGGGAAACGAATGTTAGCAGTAAAATTGACAGAAACACCGATGACAATTATTCTCGAACTTCTCGTTACGAGACTAAAGTGAACAAGACGATTATTGATTCTAAAGTTGAAAATGACTATTCCCAAATTCAACGTAACGAGAAAGTTGACAGAAATACTATAGATCGTTCAAAAACCGAAGAATTCGACCAGTATATCGACTATGATAATAATAAGACAACTGTTGACAAATCAACCTTTGATGACGACGTTTCTCAAACTACTCGCCGTGTCACAAAAGTAAACAGTAAAGTAATTGATTATTCGACCGTTGACGATGACAGGCATGTCAAACAACATCACGATAATAATCATCACAGTAACACAAAGGAGGTGATTGTGACGCGTGATCATAAAAATGCGCATGACACAGATCAAAAGGATACAAAGTATACAAGAGACGAGAGAGTCCATGAGATAAGGgatagaaaaaaagaaataatagaaaaaaaaattacgaatgaAAATTATCAAACGACTTACCAGAGTGATTATACTCAGAGAAAAATAAGCACTGATTGGAGTCCTTCTCATCAAGCTTGGGCCAGTACTTTACGATCTGACACTCCGTCTACTACTAGACCTTCGACCAGGGCTTCATCTCCGGGCAGCAGGACATTTAAATCAAGCTCTTCTTCACTGAGGAGTAGTGTTAGTCCAGACAAGACTCATAGGAAACCGCAAAGCCGAGGTGGTAGTCCAATTAAAGGCGATAAGCCGCAAAGCCGTGGCAATAGTCCAATCAAGAGTGAAAAACCACCAAGTCGTAGTGCGAGCCCAAGTAAAGTTGACCGGAACTCTCCAACTCGTACGGTATCAGACAAATACTCCAGCACTCACAGCATTACGGAAGTGAAAACTAATAAGTATACCAGCCACGATGGTAGACCACCGACTGGTCGGTCTCCAACCCGACCTGTTTCTAGTCCTGATAGACCCAATGACCGTCAGAGAACAAGTGTTAGCCCCGAAAAAAGACCTAGTATCAGCCCAACAAATAAAACCGGGCATGAACCATCAGACTTTCAGCCATCATCTCCTTCATATGAACGACCAACTGAACCTCGTTCTCCGACTAAAACAAGTCAAAATCCTGACAGAACACCAGATTTTCAACCTTCTCAGACCAAACCTGATCAATTAAACTATCCTCGAGCAACATTTCCTGAACGACGTAGTCCTGAGAAAGTATCTAGATCCAGCCAAAGTCCGGAAAAGAAACCCACGGGCGACCGTCCCAACACTCCCAAAACTGACTCTCCAAAACATGCGGACAATATTTCGAAAAGGCCAAGCTTAAGTCCTGACCGAAAGCCATCTTTCAATCAACCACGTGAGAAACCTACTGATAGAACGACACCTAAGAAAAATGTCAGTCCAGATAGAAAGCCAGGCTACATGAAGCCCACCGCTTCAAGCCAACAACCTACTAAAGATTTCCCATATACCACTACAAGCCCTGAAAGAACTTGCCCAAATACAGATTCTACTAAGTATTTCGCTACTACTAGAGAATCTAAAATCAACAAAGTTTCAGAAGACCACTACAAGTTTGTTGACGAAGAAACGAAAACATATACTTTAACAGATAAGACAGACGTGAGTAAGATATCCCACGACTACTCAGAACCTTCCAGGAAATCTCCGACTAGATCTTCGCCTGCTAAGAATATTCCCGATTCAGAACCTCGTGAAGGGAAACCAACTACACATACGAGTGACAACTACCATCGTGACAGCGTTGATGTAACTACCATCGACAAAACAATGAATAAGCATGTAACCAAACAAAATACTTCAGAAGACCAGGATTATCCTATAAGTTCAAACAATAGAGAACCTTCTCCTGCTAAACCCCCAATTCGCAGTAAGCATCCTACAGATGATCGAGAGGTTCCAGACCGAGAAGCATCTCCAATGACTGGTCGCGGGTCTTCTCCTGCTAAATATGGAAcatatgaaaagaaaaaagcaCGAGATGATAATTATACTCCCACAGAAAAGGATTTATCACATCCTAGTCGTGAATCATCTCCTACCAAGTTAGATAAAGGAGACACCAAAAAATCATTAGATTCACCTCGTATTCCTAAACATGAAGAACCGAAAACTGGACGAGAACCATCTCCCTCTAAATTTGgaacatacaataaaaaacgtCTAACAGAAGAAATAACTGATTATCAAACAAAAGAAACTATAACAACCAATGATATATCAGAAACTAAGTACGATTCGCTTGTGGAACATggtaaaaatactaaaaatccCGAAAACCATTCGATTTCTTCTGAGAAAAAATCTACAAGAGATAGTATTTCACCGACAAAGCCTACGCCTATTAAAGACACAAAACTCAAGACAACTGAATTTATCACAAATGAGAGATCCACAGCGGAAGTTAATATAAAGACCACGAAAGATCATTCCAGGAAACTATTGACACCATCATCTAGTCCAACTAGAAAACCAAAATCAGAGTACGAACCGTCTACTGGTCAGAGTTCTCCAACTACTTCAGTTAGTGGTTTCGTCTATTTCAGTTCTCCTCGTCAAGAAGAGACTAACATAACTGATTTGGATGATCAAAATTATTCACGAACTATAACGACTGAAGAATTTGTAACAACTCAAAGAAGGCCCGATATACTCGATATTGATCATACATCTCCCTCTAAAATACCCTGTCGTTCACCGTCACCTGAAAAAAGAATATCGCCATCAAAAGACAGTCTCCCAAGGAAAAGTTCTCTCAAAAAACCCACTGAGCCACAGCCTTCGCCAGTTGAAAAGCCACCGTCCAGTTTTCGAGTGACTCCTACCGATGAAATTCCTGACCACAAGACGGTTAAAAAAGATAAGCCTGTAGACGAACCGAATATACCAAAAGCAAAACCTCCTCTTGAAAGGCGTGAGACATATGAAGACCGATGTCGTAAGATACTGGGCATGATTGAAAATGAAGAAACTAAAACAAATGATACTGTATTAAAAAAGACAGACAGTAATAGTTCACTTAGCGTCTCACCTTGCCGTAGTCCAGAGCCAAGTGAAGAAACTTCTTTTAACACTTTTGTCGTTACAAAGAAATCTACAACTGACATCGTTGACTTCATATCACACGAAAAAGATGACATCGTAAAGACATCTGTTCTATCCGCTCACTTTCCTGATAAGACGTCTAAAACCCCAAGAGATGGCTCTCCGACCAAACTTCAAGATCTAactcaaaatatttatgaaaaacacGGAAACGAAAGCCATGTTTATGAAGAAAAGATTACACTACAGTCCAAAACAAAAGACGTTAGGAAAAGTCCAGAAAAACAAACGGGTTTACCAAATAAACCCGATGATAGTGAACATTTTAAACTTCCCAAACCATATGAACctatagaaaaacaaaaacatagcaCCAGAGAACGTTCTCCATCTAAAATTGAGAGCAAGATTCCCAAGGATGTTTCACCTACGCGGCAAACTGTTAGTCCTAAACGTGAAATCGAAACAATTCCCTCAAAGTATTCCACCACAAAGTATCCATCACGCAGTCCTTCCGTGTCTCCTACACGTCAACTTCAATCACCACGAGAAAAATCTCCATCTAAATCTAAGCCGGATACTGGTTGCAAACAAGACGAGCCACATAGAAGCCCGTTATCAAAATCTTCAACTCCAAAACCTCAGAAAGAAACATCACCAGAACAAATACCAGGATACATGAAGAGTACCACAACAAAGTACGAGAAATCTACTGATGATATAAGAGAATATGAAAGCAATACTGTAAATATTACGTCTGTTAGAAAAACTACGCAATCTCCCACTCGTAAAATTTCTAAAGAAAATTCCAGGAGCGTTTCTCCATCTAAATCGCATTCTGTAAGTCCGGTACGTAAGCCAACTTCACCAACCAAAGGTACCGTTAACGAACGtccagacagacagacagaacaGAGCTCCAACGTCCCAAATTACATGAAAACAACAACAGCTACATCTGTAAAACAAGAACTGTCACTAACAGGAGATACTACATTTGAGGAACTTGATTATCATACTAAATCCAAATCGCCTACTCGTAGATTTCCGCCTACTGTTGATAGTAAGGAACCAAGAAATATTTCTCCTCGACGTGAAATTACAATAAGGCCAGAGCAAGAGCGACGAGACTCACCGAAAAACAACATCACAACTAAAACTGTGACATCTACCTTTACAACTGATGAAAATGATACAATACGGGTAACGAAGACTTCTGAAACAAAACATAAGACTTCTAAACCTTCTTCATCACCCACAAGAGATGCAGGTGAACCTGTTCCTAAGTCTGATAGATTGACATCTCCCCAAAAAAAGCAGCAAAAAGATATCAGTAAAGATGATGAAATACCCAGAAGACGACCTTCCCCCGCAAAAGAGGTCCCAGATACTAAACCTGACTCAAGATATCCAAAAGATACTTCACCTACCAGGAAAACAGCCAAAACACCAGCATCCACATCGGACAATATTACATGTGATAATCGAAAAGAATCAACCGTCTTTGCTAAAACAATGCAATCTTCTGTTGTACCGCCTTGCAAATCACCTTACGAACACCCGGATGATGACAGAGCCACACCAAAACGTTATGGCGCAAGTCCTGAAAGAGAGCCCGTTAATAAATACCCATTAACACCTCCTGCTGCCCAATATCCTTCAGAAACTACAAATTATACGAGCTCTTCAGAATTATCGATTACGAACACAAGAAACACAACACAGTCTAAAATTGTGGATAACCGACAAAAATCTTCGTCTCCTGTGCGGAAAACTCCACAATATAAACATatgaatgataatgatgattctCCAAAGTTTCCTGTTTACGAAAAAGCTCAAGAGAATAAAACTCCGCATCATGAACCAACATCTTCAGAGCCGAAACCTATTAACAAACGTCCGACGACTCCGTCACCTGAAAGAATTCCCGGATATTTGAAGTCCACTACATCAGTCACTTCAAAACATGAGATTATCCATCTTACAGAGGACACAAAAAACACAACTATTGATAAAACTACTAGGAAAGAATCACCCAATCGTCATGTTTCGCCAGATCGTCACACTCCAAAACGCGAATTGCACAAAAAGCCTGAGAATTGTAAAGAGACGTCATCCTCTAAGCCAGATCATCCTGAAGACATTGACTACGCACATGAACAGACTAGAGAACAGattccaataaaaaaacatactgaCAGCCATCctaaaaaatcatataaatcCGAGATTCCAAATTACATGAAATCTACTGCATCTATTATAACTAAGCATGAAACGGAAGGCTATAAAACTGACATAACTACAGGTACAGAGAAGCATCGTTCGCCTAGGCCATCAACATCGCCATTACGACAAGTACCAAATGAAGAACATACAAAATCTGAGGAACCTAGACAACTACGAACTCCTTCACCAGTTAAGAAGATTACATCTACTAAAGAATTTAGTGCCGATTTTATAATGTCGGAAAGAGAACAAGAGGTACTTAATAAGGTGCAAAAGTCATTAAGGAAACTTTCACCCGAGAGAAAATCGGTGTCTCCAATCCGTGAGAAGAGTCCCTCGAAAATGACTAGCCTACACGACTTGGATATTATTCAAGTGAAAGAAACTGTGAAATCAATTGATGGTTACGAAATTATTGATGAGACAGAAGTTTTTGACTCTAACGTGAAAACAGATAAAGCTAAAGAACAAAAGATACCCTGTAAGCCATCATCACGTAATGTATCACCGACGAAGAAAAGCAACATACCAGGTCCTTCTAAAGCAGAAAAAACTCCAGACTCTCCCACAAAATCTAGAAGCATTTCACCTAAGAAACCAATTTCTGAAAGACCTCGATCCCCACAAGTACCTAAAGTCGGTTATGCTAAGCCAAAAGAGATGACTCCATCAACGTTAACCCGTAAGCCCACTCCCGTTACTATTACTACCACCAAATTAGAAAAGGCCCTTGTATCTGACGCAAAGAAGTCAATCACAACAAGTAAACAAGTTATTACGAAAACTTCTGTAAAAGCCACTGCCAATAAGTTTATGACCCCAACTAATAAAACTGAGACTGAACAACGAAAAATTCTAACATTGAAAGATAAAAAAGACCaagaaatatcaaaaaaagAATCTGACAGTAAAGTGAGCAGAACTACAAGTGACATCACTTTAAAATCAAAGAAAACAACACCACAGAGAGTCAAATCGAAGCCTGAGATTCAAGTTAGCGATGTGTCCACTAAatctcatagacatcaaaaaccTACCAAAGAAACGCCAGCTAAATTCTCAACGAAACCTAAATCAGCCACAGCATTGAATACATCTACAGATGACAGTGATGTAATCATTGATGTAGGGCAATCGAAATCTTCAAGGGAAAATTCACCAGATCGGATTTGTCCAACGCCAATCAACTTCAATCAAGAAGACAGCACACCAAGATTCCCAGATGAAGTAAGCGAGCCCGACGATGACTTCCGCAGACACACACATCATACTATCCATGAAACGGAATCCTTAGTAGATGACATTGTAGAAATTTGCGAAGATGACGAACTATTTGTCAAGAAAAATACACTGGAAGACAGAGAGGAACTTAATATTCACGAGGGTGTATCTAAATCTGTTACGAAACTTAAAGATACTAATATATCATTCTTAAAAACAGAAAGGCGAGAATGCCTTGACGAACAATCAGATGAATGTCTGTTATCAGTGACTGAAAAAGTAAACAAGTTCGCTAAAGGCCCCACAGACACTAGAGATAGTAAGAGCCCAATACGTCGAATCGTTGACGAATACGATAAAGATACAACATATCAAGATGATTACACAAAATTAAGTGTTAATGACAAGGCTCACCTATTTGTTGAAACAGCTGAAAACGTGAACGTACCAAAAATGAAGCCGGCACAAAAATTAGAACGTCCAGATATGAGTAACATTGATGATTCATTAAAGAGTGACGATTGTTTATTAAGCGTGTCTGATAAAGTGAATAAATTCGTTAAAACGGCTGAACAGTTTCTCACCGAAAGTCATGTTGTcgaggaaaaagaaaaaaaaattaaagagaaaCACGAAAAGATAATGAAAAAGATCGTGGATGACTTTGATGAGGATACTCAAGAAGTGATCGAGGAAATAGAAAGGGCTACCGAAGAATATGAAAAACCAACGAAACACCCTGAAGAAATACGTCACGTAACACCAGATCGTTCAAAAGAAACAGTTAAATTACACCCGAAAGTTAAAGATTTCAAAACACCAACCCAAAAAGCGGCTGATAAAACTCCGATTAAGATTACAACATTAAGGAGCAGCGAAGCCGTCAAAAAAGCTAAAGCATTATTCGAGAATATTGCATCTACTACACAAAAAGCAAAagatatcaaaataaaaactaagctGACCGACATTGGTGTTAATCAAAAGACTCCTAAACCGGAGACCCTTAGACATAAAAACGACCATCCTAATGTAACCGAGGACGAAGTTGAGATGAACACCACAGTAATTAAAACCGAGCGTTCAATCGAATCAATCAAACCTCAAGAAGATATACGCGAAAGTCCAAGTCGCTTATCCACAGAATCACCAGTCCCGAGATCTAAATCACCGATCAGACATACTGTTGAAACGGTCACAACGAAAATTACAAAATCTGCTGCACCAAGAGGGGAATCTCCGAAGCAGCGGCCTGAAAATGACAAGCCTGATAACGTTCCAGGCTATTTAAGACCAACGAAGACAAGTCAGATTAAGGAGGAGACTATAATCCATGATACGGAAGTGAGCAGTCGTCGTGGCAGTGGAAAGTTTGGCGTGGAGCTTCGTAGAACGAGCGTTGAACGTGCTGCAACGAGCAGTGAGAGGAGACGCAGCGTGGAACATCCTTGCATAGAAGATATCTTTGATGTCGAGCTCTTAGAACAAATG CTGGAAAAAGTTGTGGGCTACGAACAGAGACGCCGAATTCGTGCTCAAATAAGAGAAGCGAAGAAATCAGAAGGAAATTTCACGAAAACTACAAGAACTACTCTAACAGTATCAAATAAATCTGTGCCACACAAGTCTCCAGACCGTTCAAGGAAATCTACGCCACAGAAGACTGCGTCTCCCGAGAGAAGAGCTCCCACTTCGAAAACGGGTCACAAAGAACCATCAACTTTGAATGGACATTCTAAAGAACCCGTCGAAAAGCAACCACGTGATCAAAGGCCACACAGTCCTGAGAAAGGCAAGACCACACCAAAAACTTCTCGCCAAAGTCCCGAGAAGAAAGTCAGACCTCAGTCACCCACCAAGGTGACTCCCAAAACGAAGTCGAACCGATTCAATGAATACGCTTCAGCGTACATGAAGAAAGTGGGACTGAACGAGAAACTACCAGAGATTAAGCAGCAGACAGAAGAACACCAGCAGTCACGCATCGAGGAGCATGTTACAGAACATTTCGCAACATCCAAGACGATTATCCAACAAACGTCTTCTAGAGACGTGATCGAAACAACAAATTTCAACGGTAAACGGTCACCGTCTCCAGGGAAAAAACAAAGTCCACAACGCACAGGAAGCTTTGAGAAACGGTCACCAAGCCCGGACCTCAAACGACAGAAGCCAGAtactaaaaaagaaaagataataaaaacagTTTATGAAGTCGAAAAGAAGATTTCACCTAAACCAATACAGGAGGAGAAGCCCTCGTGGGTGACCAACAGGAATTTAAAGAAGGTGACGTCAGAAACGCGGAGTTTCAGTTCGAAAAAAATTGAGCCGGAAAAACCGAAATACCGGGCTCCCAGTCCCTCTAAAGTCATATCTAAGCCTTTGGATGTGATCACGTCGAGCTATGGGCCCGGACCACTAGATGCAGATGGAAAACCACTCTTCGGGATAAAAGCTTTGAAAAAAGGAAGCAGTAATTACCAAg TAAAAGGCACTGTGATACGACAAGAGTTTCACTCCCGCAACGGCGGAGAGCCCGAAGGCACCGTATCCGTCACAGCCTATTCCACTGAGCCCGAGGAGCTAGAGAAACTTCTACAGGGAGAAGGAGCTCCTCCATCCAGGATACATGGCCTGGCGGCCATCACCACGACCAGGAAGTTTGGTGGAGACACCGGTACTTCTATTCACGAAGCACACGGG AAGGAACAGCGCGCAGTCCTAGATCAGTTCACCCAGAACGACAGACGAGTCTCAGACACTAGTCTAGACATCACGAGAGACACCTCCACGTACGAGTGTAGAAGAGAAATCGAAGAGCGGACAAACGATAGAGAAGAAGAACTGAATACAGATAATGTAaagaaaagtataaaaatagagAAGATGTACAGACATGACAATACAGGGAAGGATGCGAGAGATGATAGGAAAGATAGAGTGGAAAGGAGAGATGATAAGAAGACCGTCAGACAGAGCTCTGTGAAGTCTCTTACTGAGAAATATATTAAGAGTGCAA GTGAGAGCTCGAAGACCGACCGCAGCGCTTACCCAAAAGCTGGGCTCATCCTCAGAACGGCCACAATGAAAGACAACGTCTCTAGTGACTCCACCTCGCATGTCG GTCTTGCGCGTACGGACAGCGAGCACAGTCTGGGCTCGGTGGAAGAGACTGTGGTGACGACCACGGAGCGCACCGTGGACGGGGTCCGCACCACCACGCGCCAGGAGAGGTCCTTCCTCGACAGTGGGACCAAGGTCACCGGGGTCCAGGATATACTGACCAGGATGAAGAACGCTGATATAG TGATCGAAGACGGCGACACGACGGAGGACACGGAGGCGCGAGCCCTGCTCAACAAGTTCCTGGGCGCCTCCGTGCTGATGGCCGGCATGCAGGGCTACGTCACGGAGAAACCTTCCGGGAAGGTCGTCGTTCAACAG